A single region of the Lotus japonicus ecotype B-129 chromosome 4, LjGifu_v1.2 genome encodes:
- the LOC130715738 gene encoding zinc finger A20 and AN1 domain-containing stress-associated protein 9 — translation MSSQQNDGMSYSSPSEPKPCANNCGFFGTAGNSNLCSKCYRESITQGERAASAKAAVEKSLLIPVTAASADPPAPAADPSPSASADPASGLDAPPSSNRCGCCKKKVGLTGFVCKCGATFCGTHRYPEKHECSFDFKVVGRDAISKHNPVVKADKIQRF, via the coding sequence atgaGTTCTCAGCAGAACGATGGCATGAGCTACTCCTCCCCTTCGGAACCAAAACCCTGCGCCAACAACTGCGGCTTCTTCGGCACCGCCGGCAACAGCAACCTCTGCTCCAAGTGCTACCGCGAATCCATCACCCAAGGCGAACGCGCCGCCTCCGCCAAAGCCGCCGTCGAGAAATCCCTTCTCATCCCCGTCACCGCCGCCTCCGCTGATCCGCCTGCTCCTGCGGCGGATCCCTCTCCCTCCGCCTCTGCTGATCCGGCGTCTGGCCTTGACGCGCCGCCGTCGTCGAACCGATGCGGTTGCTGCAAGAAGAAAGTGGGCTTGACCGGGTTTGTGTGCAAGTGTGGGGCCACGTTCTGCGGGACCCACCGGTACCCCGAGAAGCATGAGTGCTCGTTTGATTTCAAGGTTGTGGGGCGTGATGCTATTTCGAAGCATAATCCTGTGGTTAAGGCTGACAAGATTCAAAGGTTTTAG